The following are encoded together in the Streptomyces sp. NBC_00341 genome:
- a CDS encoding NlpC/P60 family protein encodes MPALASHRKPRPRVRSTTPAIGFTTAALASVTLLSTQSALAAPAPKPSIEDVQKKVDDLYRQAGTATQHYDEAKEASAAQRTKVDGLLDDIAKRADKLNDARRTLGNYAAAQYRDGALAPTATFFLANDPQSFFDQTHLMNRMATNQQQAVTDFRTKQAQASKKRAEAVTSLETLTASQTKLRTSKQDVQNKLTEARTLLSKLTAQEKARLAELEEKKKAEAARKAKELAKKQAAAKAEAERKAKEAGSGSGTGSGTGTGTGTGSGSGSGSDSSATTKAEKVLAFARAQMGKPYVWGATGPSSYDCSGLTQAAWKAAGVSIPRTTWDQVNVGTRIATADLQPGDLVFFYDDISHVGIYKGDGMMIHAPKPGANVREESIFYMPIYGSVRPG; translated from the coding sequence ATGCCGGCCTTGGCATCGCATCGCAAACCGCGCCCCCGGGTGCGCAGCACCACCCCCGCCATCGGGTTCACGACGGCCGCACTCGCCTCGGTGACCCTGCTGTCCACGCAGAGCGCGCTGGCGGCCCCGGCCCCGAAGCCCAGCATCGAGGACGTCCAGAAGAAGGTCGACGACCTCTACCGGCAGGCGGGCACCGCGACCCAGCACTACGACGAGGCGAAAGAGGCGTCCGCCGCGCAGCGCACCAAGGTGGACGGGCTGCTGGACGACATCGCCAAGCGCGCCGACAAGCTGAACGACGCCCGCCGGACGCTCGGGAACTACGCGGCCGCCCAGTACCGCGACGGCGCGCTCGCGCCGACCGCCACCTTCTTCCTGGCCAACGACCCGCAGTCGTTCTTCGACCAGACCCACCTGATGAACCGGATGGCCACGAACCAGCAGCAGGCCGTCACGGACTTCCGGACGAAGCAGGCGCAGGCGTCGAAGAAGCGGGCAGAGGCGGTGACGAGCCTGGAGACGCTCACCGCGTCGCAGACCAAGCTGCGCACCAGCAAGCAGGACGTGCAGAACAAGCTGACCGAGGCGCGCACGCTGCTGTCGAAGCTGACCGCGCAGGAGAAGGCGCGGCTGGCCGAGCTGGAGGAGAAGAAGAAGGCCGAGGCCGCGCGCAAGGCAAAGGAGCTGGCGAAGAAGCAGGCGGCCGCGAAGGCGGAGGCAGAGCGCAAGGCCAAGGAGGCCGGCAGCGGCAGCGGCACGGGCTCCGGTACGGGCACGGGAACGGGCACCGGTTCCGGTTCTGGCTCCGGCTCGGACAGCAGCGCGACGACGAAGGCCGAGAAGGTCCTCGCGTTCGCCAGGGCCCAGATGGGCAAACCGTACGTCTGGGGGGCCACCGGCCCGTCCTCGTACGACTGCTCGGGGCTGACCCAGGCGGCCTGGAAGGCCGCGGGCGTCAGCATTCCGCGGACCACCTGGGACCAGGTGAACGTCGGGACCCGGATCGCCACGGCGGACCTCCAGCCCGGTGACCTGGTCTTCTTCTACGACGACATCAGCCACGTCGGGATCTACAAG